In Alcaligenes faecalis, the sequence GCGAAGACATGGGCGCGTCCCTGCGTATCCAGGCTAAGGGTCGCGGGGTAGGTGGCTTGCTCCAGTACTGGCAGAGCTTTCCAGGCACTCCAGCCGTAATCAGGCTGGCGGGCGGCGCTCCAGTAAAAACGACCATCGGTGCCCATGGCCAGAGCCTGGCTGTCGCGGCGGCTGACCACGGGGGTGTGCAGCACGCGCGGGCCGGGTATTTTTTGCCAGGCCAGCCAGTCGTCCTCATCCGGGGAGCGGCTGAACCAGACTTGTCCGGTTGCATCGCGTGCAAACAGGCCGGGGCTGCCGTCTGCGTACTGGAAGGCGCTCAAGGTATCCGCCGTGCGTCCGCCCAGAGTGGTCCAGCGCTGCGCCTGTACATCCCATTGATTGATGGCGTCGTTCTGTTCGCCCGAGGCGAAAAAGCTGAGCCTGCCTTCGCTGTCACTCAAGAGGCTGGCGGGATAGTCTGCGCGGCTGGTGTAGTAACTGCGTTGTACCCAGGCGGCGGCAGGGCCGGCCGGTTCCTGACACACTGCGGGGCCTTTGCAGGCATGTTGATCGTGCCAGGCATAGCGCCGGAAAATCTCGGTTTTGCTGTGGATTTCATTCAAGGTCAGATTGCGGGCCTGCTCTTGAATGGGGTAGTCCACATAGCCAATTTGCGCGTAATTGCCGGGGGCGGCCAGCATGGCTTCCCGAACCAGGCGGGCGCTGGCGATATGGTCCGGGTGCCCGTGTCCGGTGCAACGCCAGCACAGCTGGGTATAAGGCACGGGATTGGTGTCGTCCAGATAGCGAACGCTGGTGGGCCGATACAGGCGTATCAGGGCGGCCAGTGTTTGAACCAGTTGCTCGCGGTTCAGCGTCTGTTGTGGGCTATCCAGTGTTTGTACGGTTTGGCCCGGCACGGATTCTGCACGGCTCAAGGGCGTCAGGCTTCCCCAGCCGGGGCCCAGCCACGGGTCTTGCAGACGCAAATGACTAAGCTGAATGCCGGGTCTGGCTCGCAAGGTAAATTGCGTGATCGAGGCACTGCCCACCATCAAGCGGGTTTGCTGCCATTCATTGACCAGCCCCGCCATATAAGCATAGGCGGCGCGCACCCCTTGTTCGCGGCTGTACATATATTCCAGCCCGCCTTTGCGTTCGCTGGCGGTTAGATACAGAACCTGCATGCAGGCACCGGCCTGGATATTGCTGGACAGGTCCGGGTTCATGAACAGCAGGTCGTCATCCATATGGCCTACAACGACCAGATCCCGGCTGCCATGGCAGGCATCAGCGGCCTGGGCAGAAAGCGGCAAGAGTACAGCACACAGTCCGCCAAGCAGAATGCGTTTCAGGAAGGGGCCAGCCGACAAGGCAAGAGACATGGGGATGAGAGCGCGGAATAAACAAGGATCAGAACGATCCGTCCTGCGTTGCTTGCAGAGGGTGCAAGCAACGTGCCTGCTTAGTATAAGCAGGCACTGTCAGGCAGAAAATAAAGATAAACGGCGCCAGGGACTTTGTTTTTTAAAGTGTGGCGCCGACGCTGCGATCAGTTCAGTCGGGGGCGAATCAACATGGGGGCAAACTGATGCAGGTAATTGAGCATGGCCAGAATCCAGCACAGGCCCGCGGCATGCAGCAAAGGCAGGCTCCAGCTGCTGGGGACCAGGGCCAGCAAACGCAAGACACAGGCGGCAATCAGGAAACCGTAACCCAGCACCACTTTGGGTGTGGCACGCAAGGGGCGGCCCAAATGACCCAGAGCGGTACGGGTCAGCATGCCGATAATCATTACGCTAAAACCGGCCAGACCCACAATATGCACCGGCCAGGCAGCGCGCAGAATCCAGCCTGCCTCATAGGCCGCCGCGCTGAGCAGACCCAGTGCCAGACCGGCATAGCCCAGGTACAGAATCCATAGCAGCGGCGTATTGCGGCTGGCCCAGGGCTTCCAGCGCAGCCACTGGAAGCAGGCGATCAAGCCCAAAGCGGCCAGAACAATGGCCAAAGGCAAACGCCAGGGGCTAAGCGACAAGGCAATGGCAATGGCACTTAAACCCATTTGCCAATGGCCGCTGCGAGTTTGCGCAGGCAGGCTCAGGCCCGGCAAGGCACGCATGGCAAAGAAGGGGATGATGCGACGGGCAATCAGCAAGGTGATCAAGCCCATGGTCCAGAAGCCGCTGTAGAAGTAGGGCATGGGATCTTGCCCTTGCATCAGGCTGTACATGAACAGGGCATGGCTAAGGCCCAGGGCCAGCATCGCAAGGGGAATGCCGTAATTGCGCTTGTTGCGGGCGATCAGAATGACACGGGCCAGTTCAGCCGCGGCAATGGCAAAGAAGAGGGCATCGAGCAGCAATGCCGCCATCAGGCCATTGGGAAGCAGCAGGCTGAAGCGCGCCAGAATCCAGATCAGACACAAGGCGCCCAACGAGGGGCCGCGCAGAGTGGGCTGTCCCGTCCAGGTAGCGCTGGCGGTCAGCAAAAAGCCCACGGCAATCGTGCCGATAAAGGCCCAGAGCATTTCATGGGCATGCCAATACAGGGAAGGGATGGCCGCATTGGCCAGCCAGCCGGGCGTATAGAGCCAGAGCGCAATGCTGGCAGCGCCCCAAAGCGTGGCTAAAAGATAAAGGGGACGAAATCCCAGTTCCAGGAATGCGCGCCATTCTGGGCGGGTAGAGGCGGGGGAGGCAGTCAAAGGAGTCATGGCAGATCAGTTATAAGATGTATTTTAAATATATCTTAAAGGCCGAATAAAACATAGTCTCTTCAAGTGATGTTCGGCCTTATTCTTTGTCGTTCATATCCAGGGTGCTGTCTATCATTTTGCGTAGCAGATAGACGATGGCCACGCGTTCTGCGGGGTTCAGATTGCCCATGGTCAGTTCGCTGATGGTATGGGCACGGGGAATGACGCGATCGAGCAGGTCCAGTCCTTCCTGGGTCAGCTCCACAATGACCTTGCGTCTGTCGTCCTTGTCCGGTGCCAGTTCAATCAGATCGCGCGATTTCAGGCGCTGAATAATGCCCCGTATGGTGGCCTGGTCGACCGCCGTGGCCTCGACCAGCTCGGTTTGCGAGCTGGGGCCGTGGTCGCGCAGCGCACAGAGAGTCACGAACTGAATAGCGGTTAGCTGGGTGTCGCCCACGTAATGCTGAAAGATGGCCGTATGTCGTTGGCCCGCCTTGCGCAGCAGGTGGCCGATTTGTTCGGTGACATCGTAGGACAAGGTTTGAGGCTCAGAAACGGGGGAGGTAGGCTGCATAGTCTTTCTGTCTTGTTGTGGAATGGGCAGGCCAGTTGCGTAACAACTGGGCAAGTATACCTGTCCAGGGGCCTGTCCACGCCTGATCCAGATCAGTTCTTTCGTATTTAAAGCATCTGCTGTTTCAGGGTGTGCACCGCAATAAATGAGTCTACACACTGTTAAATCTGAAAATTAAATAAATTTGATGCCTGGATATTCAAGGCTTGGTTTTGTTTTGATTTTTTCTTTTAACTTATTGATATTGCTGTTTTAAAACCTTGTTAAAAGCTGCTTTTCTAGTCATTTAAATTAGCTTTAGGTAGGTATAAACCCTAGCTCAATCACCTGTTTTCATGCTTAAACTTAGTGTGTACACTACTAAAAAACATGTGGTGAGCACTTTTAATGAGTGCCGTGATTTGGAGCTAACGATGGAAAAAACAGTCAAGATTGCGATTGTAGGGGCCGGTCTTGGCGGAGCCGCTGCGGCGACTCTGTTGCAGCAAGCTGGCTTTGAGGTAGAAGTATTTGAACAGGCGCCAGAATTCTCGCGTTTGGGTGCCGGTATCCACGTGGGCCCCAACGTGATGAAGATTTTCCGCCGCATGGGTCTGGAAAAAGCACTGGACGATATGGGTTCGCACCCTGATTTCTGGTTCAGCCGTGATGGCGAAACGGGCGACTACCTGTCCCGTATCCCTCTGGGTGAATTTGCCAAGAAAGAATACGGTGCGTCGTACATCACTGTGCACCGTGGCGATATGCACGCCTTGCAAATCGACAGCATCAAGCCGGGTACCGTGCACTTTGGCAAGCGTTTGCAAAACCTGGTGGAACGCGAAGAGGGCGTGCTGCTGGAATTTGCGGATGGCACCAGCGTGACCGCTGACATTGTGATTGGTGCCGATGGCATTCACTCCAAAATCCGCGAAACCCTGCTGGGCGTAGAAGACCCGATTTACAGCGGCTGGGTGGCACACCGTGCCCTGATCCGTGGCGAAAATCTGGCCCGCTTTGCCGACGAGTTCGAGGACTGTGTGAAATGGTGGACAGACGACCGTCACATGATGGTGTACTACACCACCGGCAAGCGCGATGAATACTACTTTGTGACTGGTGTGCCACATCCCGCCTGGGATTTCCAGGGTGCGTACGTAGACAGCTCGCAAGAAGAGATGCTGGCCGCATTTGAAGGCTATCATTCCACGGTTCAGAACCTGATCAAATCCACCGAAAGCATTACCAAGTGGCCCTTGCGCAACCGTAATCCACTGCCTTTGTGGAGTCGTGGTCGTCTGGTCATGTTGGGCGATGCATGTCACCCCATGAAGCCACACATGGCTCAAGGTGCTTGCATGGCCATTGAAGATGCCGCCATGTTGACTCGCTGCTTGCAAGAGACTGGCTTGTCGGATTTCCGTACCGCCTTCGACCTGTACGAAAGCAACCGCAAAGAGCGCGCGACTCGTGTTCAGTCCGTGTCCAACGCCAATACCTTCTTGCGCACGCAAGAAGATCCGGCCTGGGTTTACGGCTACGACCTGTACGGTCAGGACCTGAAGTCCAGCTAAGCAGTGCACTGCGCTGAACCCGGGAGCGATCCGGGCTCGGCGCATCACTCTGATCGGGTCCCGCTGTGCCTGACCTCTCTATAGATAGAGCAGGGCATGTGCAGTCGGGAGTCACCGCTGATACATCATTCTTCATCTGTAAACGGTCTGCAGCCCAATGGGGGGAATGCGGACGCGTTCAGGGCCCTGCTGTGTTCTGTCAGGCGCTGTTATCAGGCAGTTTTCTGGTTCACCAGGCATACCAATAATTATCTGGAGATATACAAGGTGCATTCATCCATCCAAAGTCCCACGGCTGTGCCTGCAGGTCGGGACGGAAACGGAGATCTCTACAAGAAGATCGTCTGGCGTCTGATCCCATTTCTGTGCTTTTGTTATTTGGCTGCTTATCTGGACCGCATCAACGTAGGTTTCGCCAAGCTGCAAATGCTCGATCATTTGCAGTGGAGTGAAACGGCGTACGGCCTGGGTGCGGGCCTGTTCTTTCTGGGCTACATCCTGTTTGAAGTACCCAGCAACCTGATTCTGGAACGTGTGGGCGCCAAGCTGTGGATTGCCCGCATCATGATTACCTGGGGTTTGCTCTCCGGCCTGACCATGTTCGTCACCACACCGACGCAGTTCTACATTCTGCGTTTTGTCCTGGGTGCAGCAGAAGCCGGTTTCCTGCCAGGTGTGTTGTACTACCTGACCCTGTGGTTCCCCACTTACCGACGCGGCAAGATCATCGCCTTGTTCATGATTGGTTTGCCTTTGTCCAGCGTGATTGGTGGTCCTTTGTCCGGCTGGATTATCGGTCACTTTGATCACATGAACGGCTGGCGCGGTTGGCAGTGGCTGTTCTTCCTGGAGGCGGTTCCTAGTGTCTTGCTCGGTATCCTGACCTTCTGGGCCTTGCCAAACAACTATCAGTCCGCGAAGTGGCTGAGCAATGAAGAAAAGTCCCTTCTGGCCGCTGACCTGGCTGCCGACGATGCCGAAGGCAAGGGCGTCAAGCACAGCTTTAAAGATGGCTTCTTCAATCTGAAAGTATGGATGCTGGGCGGGATCGACTTCTCCATTCTGTTGGGTACGTACTCTATCAGCTTCTGGATGCCGTCCTTTATCCGTGCGGCGGGTGTGCAGGATCCTTTCCAGATTGGTTTGATGACGGCTATTCCATCGCTGGCCGGTGTGGTGGGCATGTTGATGATTGGTGCCAGCTCGGACCGTTGCCGTGAACGTCGTTGGCACCTGATCGTGCCGCTGACCATCGGTGCAATTGCCCTGGTTGCCAGTACCTTTGTGGCGCATCACGCCTGGTTGACTGTTCTGGCCTTTACCGTGGCTTCGGCCGTGATTATGGGTGCGGTACCTGTGTTCTTCAGCTTGCCAGCAACCTTCCTGAAAGGTACGGCTGCAGCAACCGGTTTTGCTCTGGCTTGCTCGCTGGCCAATATTGCCGGTCTGGTCAGCAACTCCCTGATTGGTTGGGTGACCGACCTGACAGGTTCGGGCAGCGCCGCTCTGTGGCTGTTTGCTGGTAGTCTGATGGTGAGCTGCTTGTTGGCTTTCGCCTTGCCAGCCAAACAGGTGAACCGCTAAGTTGCCGTTTGCTCCTGTCGTCTGAAACACAAAAAACATACCCGGTTAACAGCCGGGTATGTTTTTTTTATGGTTGCGGCGTCTTGGGTACGCCGCTTTGCCGAACCACGGTGTTAGGCTTGTGACCTGAACACCAATCAGGTTCAGGCAGTAACTTTGCTGCCCTGTTGCAACCAGGCTTGCAAATCCACGGTTTCGTACAGAACCTGTGCGCTGAGCACGCGCAAACCGTGCGGGCCGCTATCCAGAATGCGGTGTTCGCCTTTGGCTTGTTGCAGTTCCAGTTCGCTGTCAGGCAGCGTCATCAGGTGGCGGGCTACGGTAATCAGCTGCTCGGGTGGACAGCAGGGGCTGGACTCAAAGTGTCCGACTTCTTTACCGTTTTGGCGGATGATCAGGCGTAGTGGATTCATGATGTTGTTGCCGTATCGGAGACGGGCCAGTAAAAGTTGTTGGGCGTGGCGCGTGCACCAAAAATGGCTTGTCCAACGCGCACAAT encodes:
- a CDS encoding MFS transporter — translated: MHSSIQSPTAVPAGRDGNGDLYKKIVWRLIPFLCFCYLAAYLDRINVGFAKLQMLDHLQWSETAYGLGAGLFFLGYILFEVPSNLILERVGAKLWIARIMITWGLLSGLTMFVTTPTQFYILRFVLGAAEAGFLPGVLYYLTLWFPTYRRGKIIALFMIGLPLSSVIGGPLSGWIIGHFDHMNGWRGWQWLFFLEAVPSVLLGILTFWALPNNYQSAKWLSNEEKSLLAADLAADDAEGKGVKHSFKDGFFNLKVWMLGGIDFSILLGTYSISFWMPSFIRAAGVQDPFQIGLMTAIPSLAGVVGMLMIGASSDRCRERRWHLIVPLTIGAIALVASTFVAHHAWLTVLAFTVASAVIMGAVPVFFSLPATFLKGTAAATGFALACSLANIAGLVSNSLIGWVTDLTGSGSAALWLFAGSLMVSCLLAFALPAKQVNR
- a CDS encoding PIG-L family deacetylase, yielding MSLALSAGPFLKRILLGGLCAVLLPLSAQAADACHGSRDLVVVGHMDDDLLFMNPDLSSNIQAGACMQVLYLTASERKGGLEYMYSREQGVRAAYAYMAGLVNEWQQTRLMVGSASITQFTLRARPGIQLSHLRLQDPWLGPGWGSLTPLSRAESVPGQTVQTLDSPQQTLNREQLVQTLAALIRLYRPTSVRYLDDTNPVPYTQLCWRCTGHGHPDHIASARLVREAMLAAPGNYAQIGYVDYPIQEQARNLTLNEIHSKTEIFRRYAWHDQHACKGPAVCQEPAGPAAAWVQRSYYTSRADYPASLLSDSEGRLSFFASGEQNDAINQWDVQAQRWTTLGGRTADTLSAFQYADGSPGLFARDATGQVWFSRSPDEDDWLAWQKIPGPRVLHTPVVSRRDSQALAMGTDGRFYWSAARQPDYGWSAWKALPVLEQATYPATLSLDTQGRAHVFASNLQGQLFQTYQQSDSKWQAWKTIPVPPISGGLASILNAQGHIELYMRDRQSQHLQRLTQGNAQSWSRPQDLGLNYVGTPALSLGEKEQVVVAIQKSPGGAIVLLDQGQELEVDKQSASQPVLYRLNGTLYLASRPVGPLQRYRLLERRHGKWVQVALTQAPPPGGGQSFSEAPAFITQPYVQP
- a CDS encoding FAD-dependent monooxygenase, whose protein sequence is MEKTVKIAIVGAGLGGAAAATLLQQAGFEVEVFEQAPEFSRLGAGIHVGPNVMKIFRRMGLEKALDDMGSHPDFWFSRDGETGDYLSRIPLGEFAKKEYGASYITVHRGDMHALQIDSIKPGTVHFGKRLQNLVEREEGVLLEFADGTSVTADIVIGADGIHSKIRETLLGVEDPIYSGWVAHRALIRGENLARFADEFEDCVKWWTDDRHMMVYYTTGKRDEYYFVTGVPHPAWDFQGAYVDSSQEEMLAAFEGYHSTVQNLIKSTESITKWPLRNRNPLPLWSRGRLVMLGDACHPMKPHMAQGACMAIEDAAMLTRCLQETGLSDFRTAFDLYESNRKERATRVQSVSNANTFLRTQEDPAWVYGYDLYGQDLKSS
- a CDS encoding NnrS family protein, with amino-acid sequence MTPLTASPASTRPEWRAFLELGFRPLYLLATLWGAASIALWLYTPGWLANAAIPSLYWHAHEMLWAFIGTIAVGFLLTASATWTGQPTLRGPSLGALCLIWILARFSLLLPNGLMAALLLDALFFAIAAAELARVILIARNKRNYGIPLAMLALGLSHALFMYSLMQGQDPMPYFYSGFWTMGLITLLIARRIIPFFAMRALPGLSLPAQTRSGHWQMGLSAIAIALSLSPWRLPLAIVLAALGLIACFQWLRWKPWASRNTPLLWILYLGYAGLALGLLSAAAYEAGWILRAAWPVHIVGLAGFSVMIIGMLTRTALGHLGRPLRATPKVVLGYGFLIAACVLRLLALVPSSWSLPLLHAAGLCWILAMLNYLHQFAPMLIRPRLN
- a CDS encoding MarR family winged helix-turn-helix transcriptional regulator, giving the protein MQPTSPVSEPQTLSYDVTEQIGHLLRKAGQRHTAIFQHYVGDTQLTAIQFVTLCALRDHGPSSQTELVEATAVDQATIRGIIQRLKSRDLIELAPDKDDRRKVIVELTQEGLDLLDRVIPRAHTISELTMGNLNPAERVAIVYLLRKMIDSTLDMNDKE